DNA sequence from the Pedobacter sp. W3I1 genome:
GGGCATTTATTACGGACTTGTTCTGGTGATATTCTTTTTTGCCGGGGCAGAACAGCAATTCATTTACTTTCAATTTTAATTATGAAAAAATTCGCTAAATATATCGCCATCTTCCTATTTCCCATCATACTGTTAGGCGTTCTTTTCGAAGTTTTGATCAGAAAAATTCCAAATGACTATGAATACAAAAAAAGTTATCTCGATCACCATGCCAAAGAGGTAAGTATTTTATTTCTTGGAAGCTCTCATGTATATTATGGCATCGATCCAAAGTATATCAAATCGAGTTTTAATGCGAGTTATATTTCACAATCATTTGATTATGATCTGGAAATTTTAAAAAAATATAATGAGCAATGGGCCAATTTAAAATACATTGTGATCCCTGTTGATTATTTTTCTTTTTATGGCCGTTTAGAAAATAGCCCTGAGGCTTGGCGTGCAAAAAACTACCGCATTTATTATGATATCAATACCGATCATAACATTTTAAACGGCACAGAAATGCTGAGCAATAAACTCGACATCAATTTAAGCCGGCTTCTAAACCATTATGTTAGAGGGGAGAATGATATTAGTTGCAGTAAACTGGGTTGGGGATCGAGTTACAAAGCGATTAATCATAAAGATTTAATCAAAAGTGGCGTAACAGCCGCAGCACGACATACCGCAAAAGATAATCTTCAATTTTCAACTAACCTGCGTTTATTGGATGAAATGATCGCCTTTGCAGCGCACAAAAATATTAAGGTGGTGTTGTTTACCAGCCCGGCTTATAAAACTTATGTATCACATTTAAGCAAAAACCAGCTGAATACCACGCTTTCAACCATCAAGAAACTGAATACCGCACATAGTACAGTGAAGTATTTCAATCTTTTACAGGATAGCTCATTCCATGCCCAGGATTTTTACGATGGCGACCATCTTAACGAAATCGGCGCAAAAAAACTAAGTTTAAAAATGAATGTGCTTTTAGGTAAGCTATAAGCTGTTAAACTTCGAATGCCCAATCTAAAAAGGCTGGCATTACACTTTCCCATGTTGGAACATCGTGTTTACCGCCAACTTTTTCATAATAAAAAACATTTTCAGGTCGTTTATAGCCTTTATTCAAGAGTATTTTAACCACATCAATCGTATCATCTATCGAATCGATGATCATATTTTTATTCCTGTCGGCCTTTTCATCTTCCGTTCCGGTCATTAACCAGAATTTCATATCCGGCTTGGTAGAAGTATTTTCCATTTGCTGATGCATAATCCGGTCGGCATCGGTATAACCTTCTGCCAAATCTTTTTTTCTCCACCAAAATGCGCCTGAAAAAACGCCGACAACATCAAAAGCTGATGGATTATTCCAGGAAATATCAAAAGCAGATAAACCGCCCAAAGAAAATCCTGCAAAACCCACTTTGCCAGTAATCGGCATTGCAATTTTCTTTTTAACGAAAGGTAAAAGTTCTTTGATCACAAAATCGCTGTAAAGGTTAGCTTTCGCTCCACGTCCCTTAAAATCGGGAACACCTGCCACACCATATTCCATTAATCGGTCTTCTGACGCCTTAATAGCCACAACAATTAACCTATGGTTTCTCTTGGCATGGTGGGCCTCTTCTAAAATCCGGCGGAAATCCATTTTGGCCACATCCTGACCATCGTTTAATAAAAGAAGCTCTATTTTCTCATTCCCCAAAATACCTTCAGGCGTGTAAATATCTATTTCTACCTCATGCTTTAAATAAGCTGAAGGTATTTTAAAATGGCTGGTGTTAACTTTTACCGATAAAATTGTAGTGTACATCATAATCAAAATCCCCTATCACATGGCTATCGCCTCATAATTCGGGGCAAAGGTACAAATCTTGCTAAACTATTAATTATCATAGGTTAATTTTTACAATACGCTTTTGATTTGTATCATTTTACGGCTTAAGCTATTCTTTTTGTAGATTTTAATTTATACCTTAAGTCATTCAATTTTTATTATGGTTAAAGAAGAACATAAGAAATGGTACAGCCCGAATTTAAGTGGCGAAATCGACATGCTCATCTTTGGTCACGGTGGTATCCCTATTCTACTGTTCCCGACAAGCATGGGTCGATATTTTGAAAATAAAGATTTCAAGTTAATAGATTCTGTTGAGGGTTTTATTAACGAAGGAAAAATTAAGATCTATTGCCCGGATGGCGTTGACAAATTAAGCTGGTATAATAAAAGTATTCATCCCGCAGACAGGGTTAAAAACCACATCTGGTACGACAAGTATTTATTGGAAGAGGTAGCGCCTTTGGCCAGGCACGAAACCGGGCACAGTAAAATCATTACTGCTGGCTGTAGCTTCGGCGGTTATCATGCAGCAAATTTTGCTTTCCGGCATCCGTGGTTGGTTAGCCATATGTTTAGCATGAGCGGCGCTTTCGATATTTCTGGTCAGCTGGAAGGCTTTTACAACGATGATGTTTATTTTAACAACCCGGTTGATTATCTGCTGAACAACAGTAACCCCGAGCTGCATTACATGAAAATTGTTTTGGGCACAACAGACCATGATATGTGCAGACCAGACAATGAGCGTTTGTCTGAAATCTTAAGTAAAAAGGGCATCGACCACTGGTTGGATATCAGGCAAAATGCCGATCACGATTGGCCCATCTGGAGAGAGATGTTTCCAGATTATATTGCACAGCTTTAGTTTAGACCAAAGTCGGCAGTCTTAAGTCCCGAGTCGATTTAGGCTATAATTATCAAACAATTAACCGATTAACCAGTTAAACAATTAACCGTAATGGTTAACAATTAAACTTAATATACCGATGAAAAAAATAGGGATTTTATTTGGACAGGAACGCTCTTTTCCTGAAGCCGTAATCGAAAGAATCAATCAAAAAGCAGAAAAAGGCATTACTGCCGAAGCTGTTAAAATCGACAAAATATTTCAGAATGTGCCATTGGGTTATTCGGTAATTATCGACCGCATTTCGCAAGATGTACCATTCTATCGTGCATCGTTAAAAAATGCCGCAATTACCGGAACTGCCGTAATCAACAACCCATTTTGGTGGAGCGCCGACGAAAAGTTTTTCAATAATGCCCTGGCCGAACAAATTGGTGTTCCCGTACCGAAAACAGCATTAATTCCATCTAGAGAACACCCTACAGGAACCACTGGAGAATCGTTTTCGAACCTAACCATGCCTTTAGATTGGGATGCCATTTTTGAATATACAGGGTTCCCGGCCTATATGAAACCTTACGATGGTGGTGGCTGGAGAGATGTTTATAAACTTCATGATAAAGAAGATTTTTTTGATAAACACAGCGGTACCCAACAACTGGTAATGCTTTTGCAGGAAGAAATCATTTTTGAAGAATATTTCAGGTGTTATTGCATAGGTGGCAAATACGTTCGTATTATGCAGTATGATCCACGAAATCCACATCATTTACGGTATGCAACTGAAGGTAAATCGCCCGATCCGAAATTGCTTAAAACTGTAGAAGAATACACCTTAAAACTATGTAAATATTTAGGATACGATTTCAATACGGTTGAATTCGCGGTGCGTGATGGAGTGCCTATTGCGATCGATTTCTGTAACCCTGCCCCTGATGCTGATATTAAAAGCGTTGGTCAGGAAAATTTTGACTGGGTAGTAGAAACCACAGCAAATTATGCCATTGAAAGAGCAAAAACACAAAAAGACGGTCAGGATAATTTAACCTGGGGCGAATACATTAAATCGTCGGTTGGTGGTAAACCGTTAATTGCAAAGGCTGCACCAAAGGTGGCTAAAACAGCCACACCAAAGAAAGCGACCGCAACAGAAAAGGCTAAAGCTGCAACAACAGAAAAAACAGCTGTAAAGCCTAAAAAAGCTGCAGCAAAAAAATAATTGGGATTTAATTTTAATCAATATTAGGATGAACGAGTTTACGCTGGGCATAGAAGAAGAATACATGGTAATTGATCCCGTTACCAGAGAACTTACTTCTCACGACCAAAAAATTGTAGAGGCTGCGCAAAAGATTCACAAAGACCAGGTAAAGGCAGAAATGCACCAGGCTGTAGTAGAAGTTGGAACTGGCATTTGCAAAACCACCACCGAAGCACGTAAAGAGATTTCTCAATTGCGTTATACCGTATCGCAACTCGCCGGAGAACAAGGCTTAAGGATTGGAGCTGCTGGTACTCACCCTTTTTCACACTGGGAAAAGCAGTTAATTACAGAACATCCCCGCTATAACGAGATTGTGAATGAACTGCAGGAAGCCGCACGTTCTAACCTCATTTTTGGTCTGCACGTACATGTAGGTTTCCAATCGCGCGAACTGGCCATTCATATCGCCAACCAGGTGAGGTATTTTTTACCACACGTTTTTGCTTTATCTACCAATTCTCCTTTCTGGGAATCGCGGAACACCGGTTACAAATCTTTCCGCACTAAAATTTTCGATAAATTTCCCCGTACCGGCATTCCTGATATTTTTAATAGCATAGAGGATTACGATAACTATGTAAAACTACTCATCAAAACCAATTGCATGGATAATGCAAAAAAGATTTGGTGGGATATCCGTGTACATCCATTTTTTGATACGGTTGAATTCCGCATTTGCGATTGCCCGATGCTGATTGATGAAACCATGGCTTTTACCGCCTTATTTCAGGCATTATGCGCCAAACTATATAAATTACGTTTGCAGAACATGGAATTTATCAGTTATTCGAGGGCGTTAATTAATGAGAACAAATGGCGGGCTGCACGTTATGGAATTGATGGGAACCTCATCGATTTTGGAAAAGAGATGGAAGTAAACTGCCGCAATCTTATTTTAGAATTATTGGATTTTGTAGATGATGTTGTGGATGATTTAGGTTGCCGTGATGACATTAATTACGTGCATAAAATTCTGGAACATGGCACGGGCGCAGACCGGCAGTTGGCAGTTTACCAGCAAACTGGTAACTTTGAGGCGGTGGTAGATTACATTACTACTCAAACACTTATAGGCGCAAAGTAATTTTATAATGGATAAAAGTAGCTTAAAGGTGGCCGTTATTGACATGAATAACGGTGCACCTAATCAGGGGATGCGGGGGATTCAGGAAATTTTATCCCGTTTTAGAAACGAAAACAATATCGATTTAAGCTTTGATATTTTTGATTTAAGGCAAAAAGGTGAAATACCAGGCATCGGATATGATGCTTATATTTCTAGTGGTGGACCAGGAAGCCCGATTGAAAGTAAAGGAGAACAATGGGAAAACGATTTCTTCAATCTTTTGGACCAGATAGAAGCCTTTAACCATAAAAATGAAAGAAAAAAATATGCTTTTTTGATCTGCCATTCCTTCCAATTGGCTTGTAGAAAATATGAATTGGGCAACGTAACGGAAAGACGATCAAATGCTTTTGGTATTTTCCCGATTACCTTAACTGAA
Encoded proteins:
- a CDS encoding RimK family alpha-L-glutamate ligase — protein: MKKIGILFGQERSFPEAVIERINQKAEKGITAEAVKIDKIFQNVPLGYSVIIDRISQDVPFYRASLKNAAITGTAVINNPFWWSADEKFFNNALAEQIGVPVPKTALIPSREHPTGTTGESFSNLTMPLDWDAIFEYTGFPAYMKPYDGGGWRDVYKLHDKEDFFDKHSGTQQLVMLLQEEIIFEEYFRCYCIGGKYVRIMQYDPRNPHHLRYATEGKSPDPKLLKTVEEYTLKLCKYLGYDFNTVEFAVRDGVPIAIDFCNPAPDADIKSVGQENFDWVVETTANYAIERAKTQKDGQDNLTWGEYIKSSVGGKPLIAKAAPKVAKTATPKKATATEKAKAATTEKTAVKPKKAAAKK
- a CDS encoding carboxylate-amine ligase — its product is MNEFTLGIEEEYMVIDPVTRELTSHDQKIVEAAQKIHKDQVKAEMHQAVVEVGTGICKTTTEARKEISQLRYTVSQLAGEQGLRIGAAGTHPFSHWEKQLITEHPRYNEIVNELQEAARSNLIFGLHVHVGFQSRELAIHIANQVRYFLPHVFALSTNSPFWESRNTGYKSFRTKIFDKFPRTGIPDIFNSIEDYDNYVKLLIKTNCMDNAKKIWWDIRVHPFFDTVEFRICDCPMLIDETMAFTALFQALCAKLYKLRLQNMEFISYSRALINENKWRAARYGIDGNLIDFGKEMEVNCRNLILELLDFVDDVVDDLGCRDDINYVHKILEHGTGADRQLAVYQQTGNFEAVVDYITTQTLIGAK
- a CDS encoding esterase family protein: MVKEEHKKWYSPNLSGEIDMLIFGHGGIPILLFPTSMGRYFENKDFKLIDSVEGFINEGKIKIYCPDGVDKLSWYNKSIHPADRVKNHIWYDKYLLEEVAPLARHETGHSKIITAGCSFGGYHAANFAFRHPWLVSHMFSMSGAFDISGQLEGFYNDDVYFNNPVDYLLNNSNPELHYMKIVLGTTDHDMCRPDNERLSEILSKKGIDHWLDIRQNADHDWPIWREMFPDYIAQL
- a CDS encoding esterase family protein, which gives rise to MMYTTILSVKVNTSHFKIPSAYLKHEVEIDIYTPEGILGNEKIELLLLNDGQDVAKMDFRRILEEAHHAKRNHRLIVVAIKASEDRLMEYGVAGVPDFKGRGAKANLYSDFVIKELLPFVKKKIAMPITGKVGFAGFSLGGLSAFDISWNNPSAFDVVGVFSGAFWWRKKDLAEGYTDADRIMHQQMENTSTKPDMKFWLMTGTEDEKADRNKNMIIDSIDDTIDVVKILLNKGYKRPENVFYYEKVGGKHDVPTWESVMPAFLDWAFEV
- a CDS encoding type 1 glutamine amidotransferase produces the protein MDKSSLKVAVIDMNNGAPNQGMRGIQEILSRFRNENNIDLSFDIFDLRQKGEIPGIGYDAYISSGGPGSPIESKGEQWENDFFNLLDQIEAFNHKNERKKYAFLICHSFQLACRKYELGNVTERRSNAFGIFPITLTEDGENDEIFNGITNPFFSVDSRDWQVIEPDFAAFERKGAKLLAIEKERKHVDLERCMMSIRFSDEIIGTQFHPEADPVGMKMYLLQEEKKKAIVDMHGEQKYLDMLNSLDDPARIVLTQSVILPNFLQKAIGNLQEV